A genomic segment from Lignipirellula cremea encodes:
- a CDS encoding DUF1501 domain-containing protein, whose amino-acid sequence MNTLPDSSCGGREHLSRRTFLQAGGLAGGLSLTPVAEALSRAAEKQPSGAPARSVIVLWLQGGPSQLDTFDPKPGSPIGGEVKDRSTAVKGIQLAAGFEQLADQMQHVSLIRSLISKEGDHERATYNMKTGYRPDPTLIHPSIGAVVCHQLTDQLEIPRHVSILPNTWAARGGYLGDQYDAFKIGDPRGPVPDVRPQVSDKRFAQRIQNLDLLEKSFARGRLRNLDEQKTLHQLSTQRAVTMMSSDQLVAFDIQQEPLTEQQAFGDSAMGRSCLAAARLIEAGVRCVEVTFGNWDSHINNAQFQAEKVAVLDPAFAALIRRLKERRLLDSTLVLCGGEFGRTPQINPAGGRDHWPHGFSMALAGGGVAGGRVIGETSPDPETERDQRGSDVVQPHPVADVHATVFHCLGINFEQELQTPIGRPMAIAQGKVIEGLL is encoded by the coding sequence ATGAACACTCTTCCTGATTCTTCGTGCGGCGGCCGGGAACACCTGTCCCGACGGACCTTCCTCCAGGCAGGCGGACTGGCCGGCGGTCTCTCGCTCACGCCGGTCGCCGAGGCCCTCTCCCGCGCCGCAGAAAAGCAGCCGAGCGGAGCGCCGGCCCGATCCGTGATTGTGCTCTGGCTGCAGGGCGGACCGAGCCAGCTGGATACGTTTGACCCCAAGCCCGGCTCGCCGATCGGCGGCGAAGTCAAGGACCGCTCCACCGCCGTCAAAGGAATCCAGCTGGCCGCCGGCTTTGAGCAGCTGGCCGACCAGATGCAGCACGTATCGCTCATTCGCAGCCTGATCAGCAAGGAAGGCGACCACGAACGGGCTACTTATAATATGAAGACCGGTTACCGCCCGGATCCGACGCTGATCCATCCTTCTATCGGCGCGGTCGTCTGCCATCAGTTGACCGATCAGCTGGAGATCCCCCGGCATGTGTCGATCCTGCCCAACACCTGGGCGGCCCGCGGCGGCTACCTGGGCGACCAGTACGACGCATTCAAGATCGGCGATCCCCGCGGCCCCGTGCCTGATGTTCGGCCGCAAGTTTCCGACAAACGGTTCGCGCAGCGGATCCAGAATTTAGACCTGCTGGAAAAGTCATTCGCCCGGGGCCGACTGCGGAACCTGGACGAGCAGAAAACGCTGCATCAACTGTCGACCCAAAGGGCCGTTACCATGATGTCGTCGGACCAGCTGGTCGCGTTTGATATCCAGCAAGAGCCGCTGACCGAGCAGCAGGCTTTTGGCGACTCGGCCATGGGCCGCAGCTGCCTGGCGGCCGCCCGGCTGATCGAAGCGGGCGTCCGCTGCGTAGAGGTGACCTTTGGCAACTGGGACAGCCACATCAACAACGCCCAGTTCCAGGCCGAGAAGGTCGCCGTGCTGGACCCGGCATTTGCGGCGCTGATTCGTCGATTGAAAGAACGGCGCCTGCTCGACTCGACCCTGGTATTATGCGGCGGCGAGTTCGGCCGCACCCCACAGATCAACCCGGCCGGCGGTCGCGACCACTGGCCGCACGGCTTCAGCATGGCGCTAGCCGGCGGCGGCGTTGCCGGCGGACGGGTAATCGGCGAAACGTCTCCCGACCCGGAAACAGAGCGGGACCAGCGCGGCTCCGATGTCGTCCAGCCGCACCCGGTCGCCGACGTGCACGCCACCGTCTTCCATTGCCTGGGGATCAACTTCGAACAGGAACTGCAGACCCCGATCGGCCGGCCGATGGCGATCGCCCAGGGGAAGGTGATTGAAGGTTTGCTGTAA
- a CDS encoding DUF1501 domain-containing protein — protein sequence MSINANDQAHNAGSRGSSRRHFLATQAMGIGGLALAWLLNQEEAHAVGEKPDFERPTFDLKPKTPLHEPQATAMISFFMQGGPSHVDLFENKSELTKRDGEKIPGEIKYDSPAQADGTLMKSPWKFAPQGECGIELSELLPGLGEVVDDITLVRSMQSGVNNHVQGIRAMNSGGILPGRPSLGSWLTYGLGTESQDLPAYMVLRDPASLPVDGISNWTNGWLPALYQGTVVRPTEPRILNLQAPPELQGEPQKNFLAYLDQLNREHLETRPGEHDLSARIASYELAARMQSAARDVLDISDETEATLKLYGIDEPTTRDFGTRALIARRLVERGVRFVQILSANQAWDHHSSIATSLPAACKKVDVPAAGLLKDLKQRGLLDTTLVQWGGEMGRLPTVQKAVRAVGRDHNTHGFSIWLAGGGVRGGYAHGATDEFGHKAVENVVPHTDYHATLLHLFGLEAERLTFRRPTGDRSLLDGQAGRIVKEILKRPEGVRS from the coding sequence ATGTCGATTAATGCGAACGATCAGGCCCACAACGCTGGCTCCCGCGGCTCGTCCCGGCGGCACTTTCTGGCGACCCAGGCGATGGGGATCGGCGGCCTGGCCTTGGCCTGGCTGCTGAACCAGGAAGAAGCCCACGCGGTCGGCGAGAAGCCCGATTTCGAGCGGCCGACCTTTGACCTGAAACCGAAAACGCCTTTGCACGAGCCGCAAGCCACGGCGATGATCTCTTTCTTTATGCAGGGCGGCCCCAGCCACGTCGACCTGTTTGAGAACAAGAGCGAGCTCACCAAACGGGACGGGGAAAAGATCCCCGGCGAAATCAAATACGACAGTCCGGCCCAGGCCGACGGCACGCTGATGAAGTCGCCATGGAAGTTCGCCCCGCAGGGCGAGTGCGGCATCGAGCTGAGCGAGCTACTGCCCGGACTGGGCGAAGTGGTCGACGACATCACGCTGGTGCGGTCGATGCAGTCCGGCGTGAACAACCACGTGCAAGGCATTCGCGCCATGAACTCCGGCGGCATCCTGCCGGGACGTCCCTCTTTGGGCAGCTGGCTCACCTACGGCCTGGGCACGGAAAGCCAGGACCTGCCGGCCTACATGGTCCTCCGCGATCCGGCCTCCCTGCCGGTCGATGGGATCAGCAACTGGACCAACGGCTGGCTGCCGGCCCTGTACCAGGGAACGGTCGTCCGCCCGACGGAACCGCGCATCTTGAACCTGCAGGCGCCGCCCGAGCTGCAGGGGGAGCCGCAAAAGAACTTCCTGGCGTATCTCGACCAGCTCAATCGCGAGCATCTGGAAACACGCCCCGGCGAACACGATCTGTCGGCCCGCATCGCCAGTTACGAGCTGGCCGCCCGCATGCAATCAGCCGCGCGGGACGTGCTTGATATTTCCGACGAAACGGAAGCCACGCTCAAGCTGTACGGCATTGATGAGCCGACCACGCGGGACTTTGGCACGCGGGCCCTGATTGCCCGACGGCTGGTCGAACGGGGCGTGCGGTTCGTGCAGATTCTCAGCGCCAACCAGGCCTGGGATCACCACAGCTCGATCGCGACCAGCTTGCCGGCCGCCTGTAAAAAGGTCGATGTGCCGGCCGCGGGTCTGCTGAAAGATTTAAAGCAGCGGGGCCTGCTGGATACGACCCTGGTGCAGTGGGGCGGAGAGATGGGCCGTCTGCCGACCGTGCAGAAAGCGGTCCGTGCGGTCGGACGCGACCACAACACGCATGGCTTCAGTATCTGGCTGGCCGGCGGCGGCGTCCGCGGCGGATACGCCCATGGAGCGACCGACGAGTTTGGCCACAAGGCGGTCGAGAACGTGGTGCCGCACACCGATTACCACGCCACGCTGTTGCACCTGTTCGGCCTGGAGGCGGAACGGCTGACCTTCCGTCGCCCGACCGGCGACCGCTCCCTTCTCGACGGCCAGGCTGGCCGGATCGTGAAGGAGATTCTGAAACGTCCCGAAGGGGTTCGTTCTTGA
- a CDS encoding PSD1 and planctomycete cytochrome C domain-containing protein — protein MLIARSRAACPGMRWLFFVVLVYGGGIVGAAAAGAAEETLLFEKQIRPILKAQCFDCHGEAEELAGGLDLRLVRLMREGGESGPAIAEGDRKTSYLFERISSQEMPPGEKKLTAEEVALIGRWLDTGARTAAPEPEQASLVTAEELAFWSFQPIVRPPVPVVAEKRLASPIDAFLAAKLAEHDLQFSPEADPAVLVRRLYFDLLGLPPTPEQVSGFVTAYDAFQATGQGDDPYPLLVDTLLASPAYGERWGRHWLDVAGYADSDGYSAVDRVRPYAYKYRDYVIRAFNEDKPWDTFLVEQLAGDELVKPPYTGRSGADLEKLIATGFLRTAPDGTTDPAVDQPLARNDVVAETVKIVSTSLMGLSVGCAQCHNHRYDPIPQTDYYRFRALFEPAYDWKSWRASQSRQVSTLTAEQKKLAAEIDLELRKIAVDRLAEIRVKQDELFEIVLKEIPAEHHELARQARMASPSKRKPEEEQLIRKYKEIYVTAKSVQEWNKEWYDEWFARYAALQEDAQARRPVDDFVRALTEIPGKVPPTHLFHRGDHMQPREEVPPGELLVLATLAAAPVPVNDEALPSTGRRLAFARNLTSGRHPLLARVLVNRFWLHHFGQGIVATAGDFGALGEPPSHPELLDWLASEFMENGWSLKRLHRTMLLSTAYRQSSRRTDAIDAVDPDNRLLGRMSVRRLEAEIVRDAVLATSGKLDRSLYGPPVPVTPDESGQVVLGVDTRDTAGRFTSAIKPLGGPENRRSVYVQARRTLALGILEAFDSPEMAPNCEQRSSSTVTPQSLLMMNDKFILQQAAFFAQRLQAQGGPELADQIALGWRTAFGRSPTADQHHAALQFVETQTAAFQAKATPPATGKEAGKEASQPTPELQALTSYCQSLLSSNGFLYVD, from the coding sequence ATGTTGATTGCACGCTCTCGCGCTGCCTGCCCTGGGATGCGCTGGCTGTTTTTTGTGGTGCTGGTTTACGGCGGCGGGATCGTCGGGGCTGCGGCCGCCGGCGCCGCCGAGGAAACGCTCCTGTTCGAAAAGCAGATCCGGCCGATCCTCAAAGCCCAGTGTTTCGACTGCCATGGCGAGGCGGAAGAACTGGCCGGCGGGCTCGACCTGCGACTGGTCCGACTGATGCGAGAAGGCGGAGAAAGCGGCCCGGCCATCGCCGAGGGGGATCGAAAAACTAGCTATCTGTTTGAACGCATCTCCAGCCAGGAGATGCCGCCCGGCGAGAAAAAACTGACGGCCGAAGAAGTCGCCCTCATCGGACGCTGGCTGGACACGGGCGCCAGAACGGCGGCGCCGGAACCGGAACAGGCCAGCCTGGTAACGGCCGAGGAGCTGGCTTTCTGGTCGTTCCAGCCGATCGTTCGGCCGCCCGTTCCGGTCGTCGCGGAGAAGCGTCTGGCAAGCCCGATCGATGCCTTCCTGGCGGCGAAGCTCGCGGAGCATGACCTGCAGTTCTCGCCCGAGGCCGATCCGGCCGTGCTGGTCCGGCGGCTGTACTTCGATCTGCTCGGCCTGCCGCCAACGCCGGAACAGGTGTCAGGTTTTGTCACCGCATACGATGCGTTCCAGGCGACCGGCCAGGGGGACGATCCTTACCCGCTGCTGGTCGATACGTTGCTGGCGTCGCCCGCTTACGGGGAACGCTGGGGGCGGCACTGGCTGGATGTGGCCGGTTACGCCGACAGCGACGGGTATTCGGCCGTCGATCGGGTGCGGCCTTACGCTTACAAATATCGCGACTATGTGATCCGCGCGTTCAACGAGGACAAACCCTGGGACACGTTCCTGGTCGAACAGCTGGCTGGCGACGAGCTGGTCAAACCGCCTTACACGGGCCGTTCGGGAGCGGACCTGGAGAAGCTGATCGCCACCGGTTTTCTGCGCACGGCGCCCGACGGCACGACCGATCCCGCCGTCGATCAGCCCCTGGCCCGGAACGACGTGGTGGCCGAAACGGTCAAGATTGTATCGACCTCGCTGATGGGGCTGTCGGTGGGTTGCGCCCAGTGCCACAACCATCGTTATGATCCGATCCCGCAGACCGACTATTACCGGTTCCGCGCCCTGTTTGAACCGGCCTACGACTGGAAAAGCTGGCGTGCGAGCCAGTCACGGCAGGTTTCTACGCTGACGGCGGAGCAGAAGAAACTGGCGGCCGAGATTGATCTGGAGCTGCGCAAAATCGCCGTCGATCGGCTGGCCGAAATCCGGGTCAAGCAGGACGAGCTGTTTGAGATCGTCCTGAAGGAGATCCCGGCCGAGCACCACGAACTGGCCCGCCAGGCCCGCATGGCGTCGCCTTCGAAGCGCAAGCCCGAAGAAGAGCAGCTGATCCGCAAGTACAAGGAAATCTATGTCACGGCCAAATCGGTTCAGGAATGGAATAAAGAGTGGTACGACGAATGGTTCGCCCGTTACGCCGCCTTGCAGGAAGACGCCCAGGCTCGCCGCCCGGTCGATGATTTCGTCAGAGCGCTGACGGAGATTCCCGGCAAGGTCCCGCCGACGCATCTGTTCCACCGGGGCGACCACATGCAGCCCCGCGAAGAAGTCCCGCCCGGCGAGCTGCTCGTCCTGGCGACGTTGGCCGCAGCGCCTGTTCCCGTCAACGACGAAGCCCTGCCCTCCACCGGCCGCCGCCTGGCGTTCGCCCGGAATCTGACCAGCGGCCGGCATCCGCTGCTGGCGAGGGTGCTGGTGAATCGCTTCTGGCTGCATCATTTTGGCCAGGGGATCGTCGCGACCGCCGGCGATTTTGGCGCGCTGGGCGAGCCGCCTTCGCATCCGGAACTGCTGGACTGGCTGGCTTCTGAATTCATGGAAAACGGTTGGAGCCTGAAGCGACTGCACCGCACCATGCTGCTATCCACCGCGTACCGGCAAAGCTCCCGGCGGACCGACGCGATCGATGCGGTCGACCCGGATAACCGCCTGCTGGGACGAATGTCGGTCCGGCGACTGGAAGCGGAGATCGTCCGCGACGCCGTGCTGGCGACCTCGGGCAAGCTGGATCGCAGCCTGTACGGGCCGCCGGTTCCCGTCACGCCGGACGAATCGGGGCAGGTCGTGCTGGGCGTCGACACCCGCGATACGGCGGGCCGCTTTACTTCGGCCATCAAACCGCTGGGCGGACCTGAGAATCGCCGTAGCGTGTACGTGCAGGCCCGCCGCACCCTGGCGCTAGGGATTCTGGAAGCTTTCGACTCGCCGGAAATGGCTCCCAATTGCGAGCAGCGCAGCAGCTCGACCGTAACGCCCCAGTCCCTGCTGATGATGAACGACAAATTCATCCTGCAGCAGGCCGCGTTCTTCGCCCAGCGGCTGCAGGCCCAGGGCGGACCGGAACTGGCGGATCAGATCGCACTCGGCTGGCGGACCGCCTTTGGCCGTTCGCCGACGGCCGACCAGCATCACGCGGCCCTGCAGTTTGTGGAGACGCAAACGGCCGCCTTCCAGGCGAAAGCGACCCCGCCCGCCACAGGTAAAGAAGCCGGAAAAGAAGCCAGCCAGCCAACGCCCGAGCTGCAGGCGCTTACCTCTTACTGCCAATCGCTGCTCAGTTCGAATGGGTTTCTCTATGTCGATTAA
- a CDS encoding DUF1592 domain-containing protein: MKFSWTRSAVSFVVLLGLAGALYVVFSGKEALDSPLQAAPPAAATAERETPAADLQTYAQVVQPFLRAHCLDCHGADKPQGDLRLDTLLADFNTVRSAGQWIEVMDKLNLGEMPPQEEPQPKIEELTAVTRWIAAELRQAERRQRSAGGRVVLRRMNRAEYANTIRDLLSVQFLPGESPLDLLPPDGTAEGFDKVSSALTLDPSLLEKYFEVAQQVARAAVVDGPPPFETQVMRYELEETANNRAIQYLCSASGIHCREQDIMLMQGSTRSFGVMKYPGSNKEIPVKGMYRIRVRAWGEKGADGEPVVMRFHQNHPSANQQLLLQTEVTDQPKIYEVVVPRDPQCGEYNVSLVNGYAFQTTSRTGSQIRREQQEAGEANDFERVLRLQSRQQMEALTWTMPNPDTSDISKLRKLYVDWIECEGPLYDQWPPRSHQQLLFAGDNARQEHEYVQAIFKRFMQRAFRRPVTTNEVDRVAGLVASEIQAGETFNNAVRAGLIAVLCSPKFLYIAEASTNEGPRPLNDWELASRLSYFLWSSMPDQKLFDLAAAGQLRDAQVLQQQVDRMLDDERSEGFVQGFAAQWLRTGDFGAFLPDTRLYKEYDEALGKAMVGETLAFFREVLDHDLNAMAFMDSDWTMVNERLARFYGIEGVEGDAFRRVALPADSPRGGLLGMAGVALLGSDGNRTKPVHRGIYVREVFFNDPPDPPPPNAGEVEPNIQGKNLTVRERLIQHQQIASCAACHKGIDGYGLAMENFNAIGAWRTQQDGENFRGSSAPPIDPSGVLPNGKAFATFEEFKLLLQEQQERFARGLSEKMLTYALGRPIEPTDRALIDRLAGQLQSDNFTLRRLIAGVVVSEAFLSK, translated from the coding sequence ATGAAGTTCTCCTGGACCCGATCCGCTGTCTCCTTTGTCGTTTTGCTGGGACTGGCTGGCGCGCTGTACGTCGTGTTCTCCGGCAAGGAGGCCCTGGATTCGCCGCTGCAGGCGGCTCCGCCGGCGGCGGCAACGGCGGAGAGAGAAACTCCGGCGGCCGACCTGCAGACCTATGCGCAGGTGGTCCAGCCGTTTCTTCGCGCCCATTGCCTGGACTGTCATGGAGCCGACAAACCGCAGGGCGACTTGCGGCTGGATACGCTGCTGGCCGATTTTAATACGGTCCGTTCCGCCGGCCAGTGGATCGAGGTGATGGATAAACTGAACCTGGGCGAAATGCCGCCGCAGGAAGAACCGCAGCCGAAGATCGAGGAGTTGACGGCCGTCACTCGCTGGATCGCCGCCGAACTGCGTCAGGCCGAACGCCGGCAGCGAAGCGCCGGCGGCCGCGTGGTGCTGCGTCGTATGAATCGGGCCGAGTACGCCAACACGATCCGCGATCTGCTCTCGGTGCAGTTCCTGCCCGGCGAAAGCCCTCTCGACCTGTTGCCGCCCGACGGCACAGCCGAAGGTTTCGACAAGGTGTCGTCCGCCCTGACGCTTGATCCGTCGCTGCTGGAAAAGTACTTCGAAGTGGCCCAGCAAGTCGCCCGGGCCGCCGTGGTCGACGGTCCGCCGCCCTTTGAGACCCAGGTCATGCGGTACGAGCTGGAAGAAACGGCCAACAACCGGGCGATCCAGTATCTGTGCTCCGCGTCCGGCATCCACTGCCGTGAACAGGACATCATGCTGATGCAGGGCTCGACCCGGTCCTTCGGCGTGATGAAGTATCCCGGCTCCAACAAGGAGATCCCCGTCAAAGGAATGTACCGCATCCGCGTGCGGGCCTGGGGCGAAAAAGGCGCCGACGGCGAACCGGTCGTCATGCGGTTCCATCAGAATCATCCGTCTGCGAACCAGCAACTGCTGCTGCAGACCGAAGTCACCGACCAGCCGAAAATCTACGAAGTGGTCGTCCCGCGCGATCCGCAATGCGGCGAGTACAATGTCAGCCTCGTAAACGGCTATGCCTTTCAGACAACCAGCCGCACCGGCTCGCAGATTCGCAGGGAGCAGCAGGAAGCGGGCGAAGCAAACGACTTTGAACGCGTCCTTCGCCTGCAGTCCCGCCAGCAGATGGAGGCCCTCACCTGGACGATGCCCAACCCGGACACGTCGGATATCTCCAAACTCCGCAAGCTGTACGTCGACTGGATCGAATGCGAAGGGCCGCTCTACGATCAGTGGCCGCCCCGCAGCCATCAGCAACTGCTGTTCGCCGGCGACAACGCCAGGCAGGAACATGAATACGTGCAAGCCATTTTCAAGCGGTTCATGCAAAGGGCATTCCGGCGTCCCGTCACGACCAACGAAGTCGACCGGGTCGCAGGGCTTGTCGCTTCCGAGATACAGGCCGGCGAAACTTTTAACAACGCGGTGCGGGCCGGCCTGATCGCCGTGCTCTGCTCCCCCAAGTTCTTGTACATCGCCGAGGCCTCGACGAATGAAGGACCGCGGCCGCTGAACGACTGGGAGCTGGCCTCCCGGCTGAGCTACTTCCTCTGGTCGAGCATGCCCGACCAGAAGTTGTTCGACCTGGCCGCCGCCGGTCAGCTGCGCGACGCCCAGGTGCTGCAGCAACAGGTCGATCGGATGCTGGACGATGAACGGTCCGAAGGCTTCGTACAAGGCTTCGCCGCCCAGTGGCTCCGCACGGGCGACTTTGGCGCCTTCCTGCCGGATACTCGCCTGTACAAGGAATACGATGAGGCGCTCGGCAAAGCGATGGTCGGGGAGACGCTCGCTTTTTTCCGCGAAGTCCTGGATCACGACCTGAACGCCATGGCGTTTATGGATTCCGACTGGACGATGGTCAACGAACGGCTGGCCCGGTTTTACGGCATCGAGGGGGTCGAAGGGGACGCCTTCCGGCGGGTCGCGTTGCCGGCCGATTCGCCTCGCGGCGGCTTGCTGGGGATGGCGGGCGTCGCCTTGCTGGGCTCCGACGGCAACCGCACCAAACCGGTGCATCGCGGCATTTATGTTCGTGAGGTGTTCTTCAACGATCCGCCCGATCCGCCGCCGCCGAACGCCGGCGAAGTGGAGCCGAACATCCAGGGGAAGAACCTGACCGTGCGGGAGCGATTGATCCAGCACCAGCAGATCGCCTCTTGTGCGGCCTGCCATAAAGGGATCGACGGCTACGGCCTGGCGATGGAAAACTTCAACGCCATCGGCGCCTGGCGAACCCAGCAGGACGGCGAGAACTTCCGCGGCAGTTCAGCCCCGCCTATCGATCCTTCCGGCGTGCTGCCCAACGGCAAAGCGTTCGCCACGTTTGAAGAGTTCAAGCTGCTGCTGCAGGAACAGCAGGAGCGTTTCGCCCGCGGCCTGTCCGAGAAAATGCTGACCTACGCCCTGGGCCGCCCGATCGAACCGACCGACCGGGCCCTGATCGATCGCCTGGCCGGCCAGCTGCAGTCCGACAACTTCACCCTGCGTCGGCTGATCGCCGGCGTCGTGGTCAGCGAAGCGTTTTTGAGCAAATAG
- a CDS encoding DUF1552 domain-containing protein, with amino-acid sequence MTSLHSFRLSRRAFLRGAGVAMGLPYLEAMMPSNVMAAPMPSAPARMGTFYFGTGMNMRQFTPDDEGPAFKASRILKPLEPLRGHFTVLSNTYLAEGGGHDGAYPFATAVAKGEKQRISPDQVAAQAIGADTRFGSLQLSVDRGTNYGSQALATISWNDQGVPLAAENDPKLLFDRLFRPDTDEQKSREKGEFRRRNSILDLVLDDARQLQSQLGATDRQQLDQYFTSVRELETQLQRRIDWADRPKPEPQPTRPKDYTTARPGPEGNGDYLYDEYAKLMYDLIALAFQTDSTRVVSYVVRKELSGGVYPEFNVSKGYHALTHHGNDPQNLEELARVDAIYMTHWAYFLKRLQSIQEGDGTLLDRTVLGLSSGMGFEHSKDNLPTIVSGGGGLGIAHQGHLRLAEATPLSSVWQTMLDRVGAPVAGEFQDSKGLIQPLLS; translated from the coding sequence ATGACCAGCCTGCATTCGTTCCGACTGTCGCGACGTGCGTTCCTGCGAGGCGCCGGCGTGGCGATGGGTCTGCCTTACCTGGAAGCGATGATGCCGTCGAACGTCATGGCGGCGCCCATGCCGTCCGCTCCCGCGCGGATGGGTACGTTCTATTTTGGCACTGGCATGAACATGCGGCAGTTCACCCCCGACGACGAAGGTCCCGCCTTCAAGGCGTCGCGGATTCTTAAACCGCTGGAACCTCTGCGCGGCCACTTCACCGTGCTCAGCAACACCTACCTTGCCGAAGGCGGCGGGCACGACGGGGCCTATCCTTTCGCCACCGCTGTCGCCAAAGGGGAGAAGCAGCGGATCAGCCCCGACCAGGTCGCCGCCCAGGCGATTGGCGCCGACACCCGCTTTGGTTCGCTGCAGCTGTCGGTCGACCGCGGCACCAACTACGGTTCGCAGGCCCTGGCGACGATCTCCTGGAACGACCAGGGCGTGCCGCTGGCGGCCGAGAACGACCCCAAGCTGCTGTTCGATCGGCTCTTCCGTCCCGACACCGACGAGCAGAAATCGCGTGAGAAAGGGGAGTTCCGCCGCCGCAACTCCATTCTCGACCTGGTCCTCGACGACGCTCGCCAACTGCAGTCCCAGCTAGGCGCGACCGACCGCCAGCAGCTGGACCAGTACTTCACCAGCGTGCGCGAACTGGAGACGCAGCTGCAGCGCCGTATCGACTGGGCCGATCGCCCCAAGCCGGAGCCGCAGCCGACCCGCCCCAAAGATTACACCACGGCCCGCCCCGGTCCCGAAGGGAACGGCGACTACCTGTACGATGAATACGCCAAACTGATGTACGACCTGATCGCGCTCGCCTTTCAGACTGACTCGACCCGCGTTGTTTCCTATGTGGTGCGGAAAGAGCTGTCCGGCGGCGTCTACCCGGAATTCAACGTTTCCAAGGGCTATCACGCCCTCACGCATCACGGCAACGATCCGCAAAACCTGGAAGAGCTGGCCCGTGTCGACGCCATCTACATGACGCACTGGGCCTACTTTTTGAAACGCCTGCAGTCGATCCAGGAAGGGGACGGCACGCTGCTGGACCGCACCGTGCTGGGCCTTTCCAGCGGCATGGGTTTTGAGCACAGCAAGGACAACCTGCCGACGATCGTCAGCGGCGGCGGCGGACTGGGCATCGCCCACCAGGGCCACCTTCGCCTGGCCGAAGCCACGCCTTTGTCGTCGGTCTGGCAGACAATGCTCGACCGTGTCGGCGCCCCGGTCGCCGGCGAATTCCAGGACAGCAAAGGCCTCATCCAGCCGCTTCTGTCGTAA
- a CDS encoding formylglycine-generating enzyme family protein encodes MYYTASFSQLPVAAVVALAIFAGLAAPGASAEIVSPTGIRMVPVRAGSFEMGMTNENDLKLHHRYSTYQREIHDYLEKPSFPVQLTHNFFLGATEVTRGQFGKFVAATGYQTDAERAKGAWVFHPDQTGLERFSLTEGRSWREPGFPQTDDHPVTCVSWRDAMAFCAWLGKEENAVYRLPTEAEWEFACRAGTTSPYCSGDDPDGMLAYGNAADAALYAQHPDDVTRQRSKGLRPEEGDGHVYTSPVGSFKPNAWGLYDMHGNVWEWCSDKYSDRIYTETLDLARERGSRNQPAVTVDPQGPSDTPHHKHGDWRSLRGGSWYVTPFQCRSTVRAFAEAADAFSYNGFRVLREVKN; translated from the coding sequence ATGTATTACACGGCATCTTTTTCCCAGCTTCCTGTCGCGGCGGTGGTCGCCCTGGCGATCTTCGCCGGTCTGGCCGCCCCTGGCGCCTCGGCCGAAATCGTCAGTCCCACCGGCATCCGCATGGTCCCCGTCCGGGCCGGCTCTTTTGAAATGGGAATGACAAACGAGAACGACCTGAAGCTCCATCACCGGTATAGCACGTACCAGCGTGAGATCCACGACTACCTGGAAAAGCCGTCGTTCCCCGTGCAGCTGACGCACAACTTTTTCCTCGGCGCGACCGAAGTCACTCGGGGTCAGTTCGGCAAGTTCGTCGCGGCGACCGGCTACCAGACCGACGCCGAACGGGCCAAAGGAGCCTGGGTGTTTCACCCGGACCAGACCGGCCTGGAGCGGTTCTCGCTGACAGAGGGTCGCAGCTGGCGAGAGCCGGGCTTCCCGCAAACCGACGATCACCCGGTGACATGCGTTTCCTGGCGGGACGCCATGGCCTTTTGCGCCTGGCTGGGCAAGGAAGAGAACGCCGTGTATCGCTTGCCGACCGAAGCCGAATGGGAGTTCGCCTGCCGGGCCGGAACGACGTCGCCGTACTGCAGCGGCGACGACCCCGACGGCATGCTGGCTTACGGCAACGCGGCCGACGCAGCCCTGTACGCCCAGCACCCGGACGATGTCACCCGGCAGCGTTCCAAAGGCTTGCGACCGGAAGAAGGCGATGGCCACGTTTACACATCGCCGGTCGGCTCCTTCAAACCAAACGCCTGGGGGCTGTACGACATGCACGGTAATGTCTGGGAGTGGTGCAGCGACAAGTACTCGGACCGTATCTACACCGAAACGCTCGACCTGGCCCGGGAGCGCGGCAGCCGGAACCAGCCGGCCGTGACGGTCGACCCGCAAGGCCCTAGCGACACGCCCCATCACAAGCATGGCGACTGGCGATCGCTACGCGGCGGCTCCTGGTATGTCACGCCGTTCCAGTGCCGCAGTACGGTCCGCGCTTTCGCCGAGGCGGCTGACGCGTTCAGCTACAACGGCTTCCGCGTGCTGCGCGAAGTGAAAAATTAG